The Caulobacter sp. FWC2 region CACGGGATACCGAACTTGTCAGTGAGGCTGCCGTAGCCCGGCGACCAGAACGTCGCGGCAAAGTCCATGCCGACCTTGCCGCCTTCCGAGAGCGCGTCGAACACGCGCCGCGCCTCGACCGGGTCATCGGCGTGATAGGTGACATCGAAGCCGTTCTTGGGCTTGTCGATGTTCGGAGCGAACTCGGGCGGCATGTCCGCCCCCATGATCGCCTGGTCGCCGACCTCCAGCCACGCATGCATCAGCCAGTCCTTGTACTTCGCATCGACCGGCATGTCGGGCGGGCCGTCGCCGAACGGGTAGGCGGCGGTGACCTTGCCGCCCAGGACCTGGGCGTAGAAATCGAACGCCTGGCGGCACTCGCCCTTGAAGCTGAGGCTGGTGACGATCTTCACGGTAGTCTCCTCGCTGTGTCCTGGGCGCTAGGACGGCCCTTTGCGGCCGACCCTAGCGCATGACCATGACGGGAGACAGACAGGCTACGCGGCCCCGATCTTGTTGCCGTAGCCGATGACGATGGTCGCCACGATCAGCAGGGCGATGCCGCCCCAGACCGTGGCTTTCACGCCCGGACGGGCGTCCTTCCACTCCCGCAGGGCAAAGCCCCAGACGGTGCCGAAGATGATGATGCTGGCCATGTGCAGCGTCCAGCTGGAGAAGCCGAACTTGCCCATCTGGCTCTCGCCCATCGTGTAGAAGAAGAACTGGAAGTACCAGGCCGTGCCGGCCAGGGCGCACAGCAGGTAGTTGGCCAGCAACGGCGGCTTGGCTTCGCCAGCGTCTTTGGAAGCCGCGTCCTCGGCAGGCGCGGCGCCGCCCAGCCACTGGCCGGCGCTCTTGTTGCGCACGATCAGGAAGCCGCACCAGACGCCGTTGGTCAGCAGGCCGCCGAACATGACCAGGCACAGCACCGGCAGGCCGGTCCACAGCGGGCCGGTGCCAGCCGCCGCCGACAGCGCCTTGATCGGCTCGCCCGCCGCCAGACCGAAAGCGAAGCAGGCCGACATGATCCCGGAAAAGATCGCCACGGCGACGCCCTTCTTGAAGTCGAACTCGGCGATGACCGCTTTCTTGGCGTCCTCGGAGAGTGCGGCGTCCTTGCGCGCCCCGGCCAGGGCTACGACGAC contains the following coding sequences:
- the rhaT gene encoding L-rhamnose/proton symporter RhaT; translated protein: MTPNPLLGVLFHWLGGLASASFYVPYRGVRRWSWEIFWLTGGIFSWLLAPWFFAAIQTRDLMGVMSQVPGNIAGLCILFGVLWGFGGLTYGLTMRYLGLSLGMAVVLGLCTVFGTLIPPIVQGDFAEKLLNNASGRIILLGLVITLAGIVVVALAGARKDAALSEDAKKAVIAEFDFKKGVAVAIFSGIMSACFAFGLAAGEPIKALSAAAGTGPLWTGLPVLCLVMFGGLLTNGVWCGFLIVRNKSAGQWLGGAAPAEDAASKDAGEAKPPLLANYLLCALAGTAWYFQFFFYTMGESQMGKFGFSSWTLHMASIIIFGTVWGFALREWKDARPGVKATVWGGIALLIVATIVIGYGNKIGAA
- a CDS encoding VOC family protein; the protein is MKIVTSLSFKGECRQAFDFYAQVLGGKVTAAYPFGDGPPDMPVDAKYKDWLMHAWLEVGDQAIMGADMPPEFAPNIDKPKNGFDVTYHADDPVEARRVFDALSEGGKVGMDFAATFWSPGYGSLTDKFGIPWMINTIPAQP